A genomic region of Bactrocera dorsalis isolate Fly_Bdor chromosome 3, ASM2337382v1, whole genome shotgun sequence contains the following coding sequences:
- the LOC125777358 gene encoding uncharacterized protein LOC125777358 has translation MICIKLDIASRMEKSILGINVQVIDNFHIKIFTIGMVELKKRHTALFLKEEILKSVHKFGINAAQIYSSTTDNEANVVKTSELLQESETTDGDEYEKIHTRLNSVLSVVRCAVHTLQLAAHDVYKTVSSELTKCREAARFLRKKIRNENFGEGIRMPTLDNLTRWNSTFDMLNSLLNLEEFVNIHEVNCQINWDFVQNFVAAFKPIAECTRSLQTEDYIMGDFYRDWLLCETKLETMPNNIFGSTLLESMQLRKEKLLENNAFVSALYMDRRFYYMDSLFFNEMRRKQAVSHIISTSTMLSSLEGNPICNDADPVASQVEFQPSLSSNDTFHLLEQKVTSWTQQSPHPTSNVQTIRQKLEGVAHETRMPFQTNILDYWKGLRSYEPALAKLAEVVLSVPCSQTSVERAFSALSLILTKNRSRLNAQNINNLLLIRLNEELFNNMNFS, from the exons atgatttgcataaagTTGGACATTGCTTCACGAATGGAAAAAAGTATATTGGGAATTAACGTTCAAGTTAttgataattttcatataaaaatttttactattgggatggtggaattgaaaaaaagacACACTGCACTGTTTCTAAAGGAAGAAATCTTAAAAAGTGTCCATAAATTTGGTATAAACGCGGCACAAATATATTCTTCTACTACCGATAATGAAGCGAACGTTGTGAAAACTTCAGAGTTACTTCAAGAAAGTGAAACCACGGATGGTgatgaatatgaaaaaattcacACTAGATTGAATTCGGTATTGTCGGTGGTAAGATGTGCTGTACATACGCTCCAACTAGCTGCACATGATGTATATAAAACTGTTTCATCAGAATTAACCAAGTGTAGAGAGGCGGCACGTTTTCTTCGAAAAAAGATTCGTAATGAAAATTTTGGTGAAGGTATCCGAATGCCTACATTAGACAATTTAACTAGATGGAATTCTACGTTCGATATGTTAAATTCTCTGTTGAACTTGGAAgaatttgtaaatattcatGAAGTTAACTGTCAAATAAATTGGGATTtcgtacaaaattttgttgctgCGTTTAAGCCCATTGCTGAATGTACAAGAAGTTTGCAAACAGAAGATTATATAATGGGTGATTTCTACAGGGATTGGCTGCTTTGCGAAACGAAATTGGAAACTATGCCGAACAATATCTTCGGTAGTACTTTATTAGAATCAATGCAGTTGCGGAAGGAAAAGCTTCTTGAAAACAATGCATTCGTTTCCgctttatatatggatcgaagATTTTATTATATGGATTCACTGTTCTTCAATGAAATGCGAAGAAAACAGGCGGTA TCACATATAATTTCTACAAGCACAATGTTAAGTTCTTTGGAGGGAAATCCAATATGCAATGATGCAGATCCAGTGGCCAGCCAAGTTGAATTCCAACCTTCTCTGTCTTCAAATGATACTTTTCACTTACTTGAACAAAAAGTTACTTCTTGGACGCAGCAATCTCCTCACCCAACAAGCAATGTTCAAACAATTCGTCAAAAACTTGAAGGAGTAGCACACGAAACTCGGATGCCTTTCCAAACAAACATACTGGATTACTGGAAAGGTTTGCGAAGCTATGAGCCAGCTTTAGCCAAATTAGCCGAAGTAGTTCTATCTGTTCCATGTAGTCAGACTTCAGTAGAACGTGCCTTTAGTGCTCTTTCGTTAATTTTAACTAAGAATCGTTCCAGGCTCAACGcacaaaatatcaataatttgcTTTTGATAAGGTTAAATgaagaactttttaataatatgaatttttcttaa